A segment of the Bacillus pseudomycoides genome:
TCTTCTTTCTCATCCTCGAGTATTAATCCAATTATCCCTTCCCTTATTTCGCCTGGTTTATACTCTTCTCTTGTAACACTTTTTGTACCTACAAGCGTATCCTCTTCATATAAGAAGTTTTGTTTCGGGACATTAAATTGCTGTGTTTCATTAATTGTAACATCATTCAAAGAGAAAAATTGCATGTCTTTATCTCCACTATTTTCTACCTTATATGTAATTTCAACATAACGTATTTTGTCTTTAATGTCTTTTCCACTTAACGAAGCGTACAACTCAGCATCTTCTCGATTAACTTTATCTCCAAGTCTGCGCTGCACTTCTTCTGGAGTCAATGCTGTATATACTTTCAATGTATCTTTTGCCTCTTGGCTCATTTGTGATAATGCAATAACCTTTACATCTTGCACATGTATTTTCATTGGAGCTACTTCAAACGTTTGATTCACATGTTTTAGTTGTTCTAATTTAAACGTTCCCCATCCTTTTTCTTTTACAGCCTGTCCAACTTTCTTTAATTCCTTACCACCATATTCAGTCGTCTCTGGAATTGATTCTTTCTTCTTAGCTTCTTTTTTTTCTTCCTTTTGGATGCAACCACTTAATATAATGAGAAAACTACATAAAATACAAATACTTTTCCATATCTTCATCTTCTTATTACTCCTAACACTCTCATTCATAATCCACTAAATTATCCCCTTATTTGATATACTACTGAAGCAATGAATATACCACATAGAACACTTATAAGTCCGGATACTATTATACTCCCTATTTGTAAAATTTGAAAATACGGGTCTAACAATGCATGAGCAATAAACACGCCAAGCGGTAAGTTTAAATAAAAGAATCCTAACCATGCATGTCCAATGATACCGTATGGCCGAAAATGCAAAAAATATTCAAAATCGGCGCCATACTTCCTAATACTAATGCTGTTACTGAAACATATCGATGTTTCTTGCAAAAAGGGATAACAGTAGCTGGGTGCGCAAATGTAAACGGCATATGTTACTCCCTTCTGAAACTTGAAAATCTTCCTATGTAAGACCTCCTCTATCATAACGATATCGATTCTTTATATGCAATACTTATTTTGACATTGGAATATCTATACCTTAAATGATATAATCTAAATGTAATTTTCAGGAAATAGAGGTGATGTAGTTTTGCCACTAATACTTGTATTTCTCCTTATTCTATTAGGATTTTTTCTAAGTACATATATGGGATTTTTTCTATGGGAACACTTAAAAATAGTTAAATATCTCCCAAGTATAATAGGCTTTATTACCGTAGTATTAATTTTTACTTTCAAGAAAAATACATATGGATGGGAAGGATTAGGTTTTGGAATTCTACAATTTATTATCCTCCTCGCAAGCTGCCTAACCCTTGTATTTGCAGCTACATTAGAAACGAAATCATCAATGAATTGAGGTTTATATATTGAATGAACATACGCCCTTTCTAAAAAGTGTCTCCTTACAAAGAGAACAGATCCCTAGCTTTTCCGTATACCCGTATTGTTTACCTGCGATCCGAACATTACAATCACTTCATTTCCATCCCAATGTAACATTTATTGTTGGAGAAAATGGAACTGGTAAATCAACATTATTAGAAGCAATTGCTGTCACTTTAGGTTTTAATGCAGAAGGTGGTACAAAAAACTTTCGTTTTGCTACTTATGATTCTCACTCTTCCTTACACAAATATATTCGCGTCACTAAAAGCTTTTCCACACCTAAAGATGGATTTTTTTTGCGGGCGGAGTCATTTTATAACGTTGCTTCTTATATTGATGAAATTGATGCAGTTAATTTCTATGGTGGTGTATCGTTGCACGAACAATCTCACGGCGAATCATTCTTTTCCTTATTTATGAATCGTTTTTCAGGGCAAAGCTTATATATTTTAGACGAACCTGAAGCAGCTTTGTCCCCAATGAGGCAACTTTCTATGCTTATTCGGATGCATGAGTTAGCTGAGCAAGGATCACAATTCATCATCGCAACACATTCTCCCATTTTAATGGCTTATCCAGATTCCACTTTATATTCTTTAACACAAGAAGGAATCCATGAATCAACTCTAGAAGAAACTGAACATTATCAAACAACAAAACTCTTTTTCGACAATCATGATCGATTATTTCAGCATCTGTTTCCATCTACAGAATAAAAAAAGAAGCAGCGATTGCTGCTTCTTTTTACAACGCTTCTATAAATAACGCTACCCCAATGCCACCACCGACACAAAGAGATGCGATGCCTTTTTCTAGTCCACGTCTTCTTAATTCGTGAATTAAACTTACCGTAATTCGTGCTCCTGTGCAACCAATTGGATGTCCAAGACCTACACCACTTCCGTTGACGTTTACTTTCTCACGGTTTAATCCAAGTTCCTTCTCAACCGCTAAATATTGTGCTGCAAAAGCTTCATTAATTTCTAATAAATCAGCATCTTCTAATGACCAATTTACTTTCTCTAATCCTTTACGAATTGCTGGTGCTGGACCAATCCCCATAATTTTCGGATCTACCCCAGCTACAGAATAACCAACGATTCTAGCTAACGGTTGTAAACCTTTTTCCTTAGCCTTTTCTTCACTCATTAGTACTAAAACTGCACTTCCATCATTAATCCCAGACGCATTCCCTGCAGTTACAGATCCCCCTTTACGAAATGCTGGTTTTAATCCAGCCAATTTCTCAGCTGTAATATCTGCACGTGGGTGTTCATCCTTTGAAAATACTACTTCTTTTCTACGTTCTTTTATTGTAATAGGAACAATTTGCTCATCAAAATAACCTGATTCAATTGCTTGAAGGGCTAATTGATGACTACGCAATGCAACTTCATCTTGTTCCTCTCTTGTAATTTCATATTGTTCAACTAAATTTTCAGCTGTTTCTCCCATCATAATATGATGAATCGGATCTTCTAAAACTTCCCACACCGTATCACGAATTTCTCCATGTTGAAGACGCTGTCCCCATCGGTGCTGTTTTAATGCATAAGGGCTTGAGCTCATCGCTTCTACTCCACCCGCAATAACAACATCACTTACCCCTAACTGAATTTGCATTGCTGCTGACATAATCGCTTGCATACCCGAAGAACATTGACGCTGAATTGTATAACCTGTAACTGTTTCTGGGAATCCTGCTGCTAATGCAGCTGTTCGCGCTGTATTTGCTTCGTCTGTTCTTTGAATACAGTGTCCTAAAATGACTTCATCTACCTCATTAGGGTCTAC
Coding sequences within it:
- a CDS encoding acetyl-CoA C-acetyltransferase; the protein is MHNVVITAAVRSPIGTFGGALKNVTPVELAVPVLQEAVKRGGVDPNEVDEVILGHCIQRTDEANTARTAALAAGFPETVTGYTIQRQCSSGMQAIMSAAMQIQLGVSDVVIAGGVEAMSSSPYALKQHRWGQRLQHGEIRDTVWEVLEDPIHHIMMGETAENLVEQYEITREEQDEVALRSHQLALQAIESGYFDEQIVPITIKERRKEVVFSKDEHPRADITAEKLAGLKPAFRKGGSVTAGNASGINDGSAVLVLMSEEKAKEKGLQPLARIVGYSVAGVDPKIMGIGPAPAIRKGLEKVNWSLEDADLLEINEAFAAQYLAVEKELGLNREKVNVNGSGVGLGHPIGCTGARITVSLIHELRRRGLEKGIASLCVGGGIGVALFIEAL
- a CDS encoding AAA family ATPase gives rise to the protein MNEHTPFLKSVSLQREQIPSFSVYPYCLPAIRTLQSLHFHPNVTFIVGENGTGKSTLLEAIAVTLGFNAEGGTKNFRFATYDSHSSLHKYIRVTKSFSTPKDGFFLRAESFYNVASYIDEIDAVNFYGGVSLHEQSHGESFFSLFMNRFSGQSLYILDEPEAALSPMRQLSMLIRMHELAEQGSQFIIATHSPILMAYPDSTLYSLTQEGIHESTLEETEHYQTTKLFFDNHDRLFQHLFPSTE